The Deinococcus planocerae genomic sequence CGATAAAGGAGCGGTCCACCTTGAGGTCGTCGATGGGGAAGTGGCGCAGGTAGCTCAGGCTGGAGTACCCGGTGCCGAAGTCGTCGACCGCGAGGCGCACGCCGAGGTCACGCAGCGCCCCCAGGGTATGCAGGGTCGCCTCCACGTCGCTCATCAGGACGTTTTCCGTGAGTTCGACCATCAGGCGCCCCGGGGCGAGTCCCGCCTCGCGCAGGGCCGCGGCGACGTCCTCCACCACGTCCGCCTGAGCGAGGTGGGCGGCGGTGAGGTTGACGCCCACGCTGGGGGGCTCCTCGCCCGGAGCCCCCGTCCACCCCGCGACCTCGCGGCAGGCCGCGCGCAGCACCCAGCGGCCCAGCGGCACCACCAGCCCCGTCTCCTCGGCCACGCCCAGAAAGGCCTCGGGCGTGAGGAGGCCCCGGGTGGGGTGTGGCCAGCGCACCAGGGCCTCGACCCCCCGCGCCCGCCCGGTGTGCACGTCCACGAGGGGCTGGTAGCGCAGCTCGAAGTCTTCCCGCGCCAGCGCCGTGCGCAACTCGGCCTCCAGCTCCATGTCCGCCACGACCGCCGCGTGCATGGACGCGTCGAACAGTTGCGCGCGACCCCGCCGCTCCGCCTTGGCGCGGTACAGGGCCACGTCCGCGTTACGCAGCAGCGTCTCGCCGTCTTCCCCGCCGCCCAGCGCGATCCCCACGCTCGCCTCCACGTTCAGGCTCAGGCCCCGCACCGTGACCGGGGTGTCCAGGGCCGCCAGCAGCCGTTCGGCGGCCTCGCTCGCCTCGCTCGGGCCGCCCACCCCCGGCAGCAGCACCGCAAACTCGTCCCCGCCCAGGCGGGACACTGTGGCGCCCGCGGGCAGGCCCGCCTTCAGGCGCCCGCCCACCGCGCGCAGCACCTCGTCCCCGGTTCCGTGCCCCAGGCTGTCGTTGATCGCCTTGAAGTTGTCGAGGTCCATCAGGAGCGCCGCCACACGCGCCGGGGCGGGCCCGTCCTCCAGGGCGCGCGCCACCCGCTCCTGAAAGAGGCGGCGGTTGCCCAGGCCGGTGAGAGGATCGTGCAGGGCCAGGTACGCCAGGTGGGCGGTCAGCCGCCGCCGCTCGCGCAGCACGGCGCCCAGCAAGAGCCCCGAGACGGTGAGGGTGAGGAGGCCGAATTGCAGGGCGAGCCCGCCCGTCTCCCGGACCTCCCGGCTCCCGGTGAGCAGCGCGACGCCCACATTCAGGCCGAGCACCGCCAGCGCCGTGCGCCCGAAGCCGTGGCGGGTCGCCGTCCACAGCAGCGGCACGAACAGGGCGTAGCTGAAGTCGAGCGTGGTGCTGCGCGGCCCCCCGTACCCCACCCACAGCGCGGTCAACCCGAGCCCGACCTCGGCGAGCCCCCCCAGCACGCGCCGCCAGCGGGGAGGGGGCGGCGCCGGGTCGGGCTCGGGGGGCGGCTCGGGATCGGTCCCCTCGGGCGACGGGGCGGCCCAGACCCCCGGCCAGCGCCGCAGGAGCAGCAGCAGGGGCGGCGCGAGCAGCCCGGTTCCCGTGGCGGCCCCCGCCCACAGTTGCAGGATGCGCTCGTCCACCCTCGGCCAGACCAGGGCCCCGGCCCCGGCCAGGGTGAGCACCTGGAGGGCGGCCACGGCGAGCGGAGCCGCCACCATCGCCACCACCACGAAAAGCTGGACGTCGCGCAGCCGGGAGAGCCGCGGATCGAAGCGCAGACCCCTCAGCACCCGGCAGGCCAGGACCGTGCCGCCCACCGTCACGGCCAGGAAGGCGAGCAGCGGCGTGGGCGGCAGCGGCTGCTCGACCACCAGCGCCTGGTGCAGCAGGCTGCTCACCACCAGAAAGGGCCAGAAGCGCAGCCCGAAGACGAGCAAGAGCACGTAGTCGAGCGCGGACGGCGGGTACCACACCGACACGCCCGGGGCCGCGTTGAAGCGTTGCGACACCACGTCGAGCGCCAGCCAGGCCAGGAGGTAGAGCGCCCCCAGCCGGGCGGGGTGAGGCGGGCGCGCGGGCACGGGAGTCAGTCTCCCCCGCTGCCGGAACGGGTCGTGGGCCGACGAAGCACGCCTGAGGATAAGGGTCTTTCGGAGGACGACATGAGCGAAACCCGGTCCCCACCCGCCGCAACGCCCCGCAGAGGCGCTTGTGGGCCCCCCCACCCCGGGCCGTCTTCACGTGAAGACGGGACGTGCCTCGGCCTCCCGGCCTATGCTGTGGGCAGATGCTCACGCTGACTTTCTTCAACCACGCGGGCGGGGCGGCGAAGACCAGCCTGGCGCTGAACACCGGGCACGCGCTCGCCGAGGCGGGGCTGCGGGTGCTGCTCATCGACCTCGACCCCCAGGCCAACCTCAGCGCCTGGCTGGGGCACCCTCTGGTGCCCGACGAGCAGACGGCGTTCGCGGTGGCGGTCAGCGGCGACGCGAGGCTGCCGGGGCCGCTGCGGGCGCACGGGCTCGACCTGATTCCCAGCAACCTGCACATGGCGCTCTCCGAAGGGCAGATGATGGCGCAGGAGGGGGCCACCCTCAACCTGCGCTACGCGCTGGACGGGGTGCGGGAGCGCTACGACCTCGTGCTCGTGGACAGCCCGCCCAGCCTGGGCAAGCTCGCGGTGCTCGCCGCGCTCGCCGCCGACCAGCTCGTCGTGCCGGTGCCCACCCGCGCCAAGGGGCTGAGCGGCCTCCCCGGGGTGCTCGCCGCGCTGAACACCTACCGGCGGCTGCGCCCGGAGCTGCGGGTCGGTCTCTTCGT encodes the following:
- a CDS encoding putative bifunctional diguanylate cyclase/phosphodiesterase, which codes for MPARPPHPARLGALYLLAWLALDVVSQRFNAAPGVSVWYPPSALDYVLLLVFGLRFWPFLVVSSLLHQALVVEQPLPPTPLLAFLAVTVGGTVLACRVLRGLRFDPRLSRLRDVQLFVVVAMVAAPLAVAALQVLTLAGAGALVWPRVDERILQLWAGAATGTGLLAPPLLLLLRRWPGVWAAPSPEGTDPEPPPEPDPAPPPPRWRRVLGGLAEVGLGLTALWVGYGGPRSTTLDFSYALFVPLLWTATRHGFGRTALAVLGLNVGVALLTGSREVRETGGLALQFGLLTLTVSGLLLGAVLRERRRLTAHLAYLALHDPLTGLGNRRLFQERVARALEDGPAPARVAALLMDLDNFKAINDSLGHGTGDEVLRAVGGRLKAGLPAGATVSRLGGDEFAVLLPGVGGPSEASEAAERLLAALDTPVTVRGLSLNVEASVGIALGGGEDGETLLRNADVALYRAKAERRGRAQLFDASMHAAVVADMELEAELRTALAREDFELRYQPLVDVHTGRARGVEALVRWPHPTRGLLTPEAFLGVAEETGLVVPLGRWVLRAACREVAGWTGAPGEEPPSVGVNLTAAHLAQADVVEDVAAALREAGLAPGRLMVELTENVLMSDVEATLHTLGALRDLGVRLAVDDFGTGYSSLSYLRHFPIDDLKVDRSFIAGLGHDKTGTELARVIAVLGHTLGLNTVAEGVETADQYAEVRALGYAMAQGYYIAHPLPAAEARALLAQEEPLVSRGT
- a CDS encoding ParA family protein, with the translated sequence MLTLTFFNHAGGAAKTSLALNTGHALAEAGLRVLLIDLDPQANLSAWLGHPLVPDEQTAFAVAVSGDARLPGPLRAHGLDLIPSNLHMALSEGQMMAQEGATLNLRYALDGVRERYDLVLVDSPPSLGKLAVLAALAADQLVVPVPTRAKGLSGLPGVLAALNTYRRLRPELRVGLFVPTLYDSRNSHDREVLAALRSQLQPLAQPLNYRPATWNDSAGAGEPLGVFAPNSPAAQEVRGLAQEIADHTGLRVTVNRG